A DNA window from Setaria viridis chromosome 2, Setaria_viridis_v4.0, whole genome shotgun sequence contains the following coding sequences:
- the LOC117846586 gene encoding probable galactinol--sucrose galactosyltransferase 2 — MTVTPLITVSDGRLAVRGRTVLTGVPDNVSAAHAAGAGLVEGAFVGAHAGEAKSHHVFTLGTLRGCRFLCLFRFKLWWMTQRMGASGRDVPLETQFMLVEVPPASGDGDDDAAGGDGSEPVYLVVLPLLEGQFRAALQGNDRDELQFCIESGDKAVRTDQGAHAVYLHAGDDPFDTVAAAVKAVEKHLNTFHHREKKKLPSFLDWFGWCTWDAFYTDVTADGVKRGLQSLSEGGAPPRFLIIDDGWQQIASEDKPDPGVTVQEGAQFASRLTGIKENTKFQAKSNDDSGDGEPAAASGGLKQLVREAKDANGVKQVYVWHAMAGYWGGVAPSPGTGMERYEPSLAYPVQSPGVTANQPDIVMDSLSVLGLGLVHPRRVRDFYGELHSYLASCGVDGVKVDVQNIIETVGAGHGGRVAITRAYHRALEASVSRSFPDNGCISCMCHNTDMLYSSRQTAVVRASDDFYPRDPASHTVHVASVAYNSVFLGEFMQPDWDMFHSLHPAAEYHGAARAVGGGAIYVSDKPGNHNFGVLRKLVLPDGSVLRARLPGRPTRDCLFSDPARDGASILKVWNVNACGGVVGAFNCQGAGWCRVTKRTRVHDAAPGTLTGAVRAADVDAIARVAGNGGEGGDGSEWDGEAAVYAHRARELVRLPRGAALPVTLGPLEYEVFHVCPLRRAAPGGAAFAPVGLLDMFNAGGAVEECAVKADDAAGTGATAVATMRVRGCGRFGAYCSRRPARCVLDAAEVEFGYDADTGLVTVDLPVPEEEMYRWTLEIVV; from the exons ATGACGGTGACTCCGCTGATCACGGTGAGCGACGGCCGGCTGGCGGTGCGCGGCCGGACGGTGCTGACCGGCGTGCCGGACAACGTGTCGGCGGCGCACGCGGCCGGGGCGGGGCTCGTCGAGGGGGCATTCGTCGGCGCCCACGCCGGCGAGGCCAAGAGCCACCACGTCTTCACCCTCGGCACGCTCCGGGGCTGCCGGTTCCTCTGCCTCTTCCGGTTCAAGCTGTGGTGGATGACGCAGCGGATGGGCGCCTCCGGCCGGGACGTCCCGCTCGAGACCCAGTTCATGCTCGTCGAGGTGCCCCccgcctccggcgacggcgacgacgacgccgccggcggtgaCGGCAGCGAACCGGTGTACCTGGtggtgctgccgctgctggaggGGCAGTTCCGGGCGGCGCTGCAGGGGAACGACCGCGACGAGCTGCAGTTCTGCATCGAGAGCGGCGACAAGGCGGTGCGGACGGACCAGGGCGCGCACGCGGTGTACCTCCACGCCGGCGACGACCCCTTCgacaccgtcgccgccgccgtgaaggCCGTGGAGAAGCACCTGAACACGTTCCACCAccgggagaagaagaagctgccgTCGTTCCTCGACTGGTTCGGCTGGTGCACCTGGGACGCCTTCTACACCGACGTCACCGCCGACGGCGTCAAGCGCGGCCTCCAGAG CCTGTCGGagggcggcgcgccgccgcggttcCTCATCATCGACGACGGCTGGCAGCAGATCGCCTCCGAGGACAAGCCCGACCCCGGCGTCACCGTCCAGGAGGGCGCGCAGTTCGCGAGCAGGCTGACGGGGATCAAGGAGAACACCAAGTTCCAGGCCAAATCCAACGACgactccggcgacggcgagccggcggcggcgtcgggcgggctGAAGCAGCTGGTCCGGGAGGCCAAGGACGCCAACGGCGTGAAGCAGGTGTACGTGTGGCACGCCATGGCGGGGTACtggggcggcgtggcgccgtcgccggggacGGGGATGGAGCGCTACGAGCCGTCGCTGGCGTACCCCGTCCAGTCCCCGGGCGTCACGGCGAACCAGCCGGACATCGTCATGGACTCCCTCTCCGTCCTCGGGCTCGGCCTCGTCCACCCCCGCCGCGTCCGCGACTTCTACGGCGAGCTCCACTCCTACCTGGCCTCCTGCGGCGTGGACGGCGTGAAGGTGGACGTGCAGAACATCATCGAGACGGTCGGCGcgggccacggcggccgcgtcgCCATCACCCGTGCCTACCACCGCGCGCTCGAGGCCTCCGTGTCCCGGAGCTTCCCCGACAACGGCTGCATCTCCTGCATGTGCCACAACACCGACATGCTCTACAGCTCCCGCCAGACCGCCGTCGTGCGCGCCTCCGACGACTTCTACCCTCGCGACCCGGCCTCCCACACCGTCCACGTCGCCTCCGTCGCCTACAACTCCGTCTTCCTCGGCGAGTTCATGCAGCCCGACTGGGACATGTTCCAT AGCTTGCACCCGGCGGCGGAGTACCACGGAGCGGCgagggcggtgggcggcggggcgATCTACGTGAGCGACAAGCCGGGGAACCACAACTTCGGTGTGCTGAGGAAGCTGGTCCTCCCCGACGGCTCCGTTCTCCGGGCGAGGCTCCCCGGCAGGCCGACTCGCGACTGCCTCTTCTCCGACCcggcgcgcgacggcgcgaGCATCCTCAAGGTCTGGAACGTGAACGcgtgcggcggcgtggtgggcgcCTTCAACTGCCAGGGCGCCGGGTGGTGCCGCGTCACCAAGCGCACGCGCGTGCACGACGCGGCCCCCGGGACGCTCACCGGCGCCGtgcgcgccgccgacgtcgacgcCATCGCGCGCGTCGCCGGgaacggcggcgagggcggcgatgGAAGCGAGtgggacggcgaggcggcggtgtaCGCGCACCGTGCGCGGGAGCTGGTGCGGCTGCCCCGGGGCGCGGCGCTGCCGGTGACGCTGGGCCCGCTCGAGTACGAGGTGTTCCACGTGTGCCCGCTCCggagggcggcgccgggcggcgccgcgTTCGCGCCCGTCGGGCTTCTCGACATGTTcaacgccggcggcgccgtcgaggaGTGCGCGGTGAAGGCCGACGATGCCGCAGGCACCGGCGCGACGGCCGTGGCGACGATGAGGGTGCGCGGGTGCGGGCGGTTCGGCGCGTACTGCtcgcggaggccggcgaggtGCGTGCTggacgcggcggaggtggagttCGGCTACGACGCCGACACGGGGCTCGTCACCGTCGACCTGCCCgtgccggaggaggagatgtACCGGTGGACGCTGGAGATCGTGGTGTAG